One part of the Tachyglossus aculeatus isolate mTacAcu1 chromosome 26, mTacAcu1.pri, whole genome shotgun sequence genome encodes these proteins:
- the BBC3 gene encoding bcl-2-binding component 3 — protein sequence MARALQDGTPPEAVDGMPAEGLRSFPLARLVPSAVSCGLCEPGLALAPCPSAPSPLGPGPPAAPGAGPPSLLAPHLGPTFFCGQQPDTRASARWALAEAGRTRAANNYGSRPQQDGGSQGEDQEDPEDPEEVAAAVAAAAAGQAERQLLASPGPGSPTGPGREVSLANGHPRVGGRWELEEQRDREIGARLQRMGDNFNELCRRRRREAWQQRGPLWGPFYHLISELLAAFQPHRGAPLPEPDPN from the exons AtggccagagccctgcaggacggaacCCCCCCGGAGGCTGTAGACGGGATGCCCGCGGAGGGGCTCCGCTCCTTCCCCCTGGCTCGCCTGGTGCCCTCCGCCGTGTCCTGCGGGCTGTGCGAGCCCGGGCTGGCGCTGGCCCCctgcccctcggccccctccccgctGGGCCCGGGGCCCCCGGCGGCCCCCGGGGCCGGCCCGCCCTCCCTGCTCGCCCCCCATCTCGGCCCGACCTTCTTCTGCGGCCAGCAGCCGGACACCCGGGCCAGCGCCCGCTGGGCACTGGCGGAAGCCGGCAGGACCCGGGCTGCCAACAACTACG GTTCTCGGCCCCAGCAGGACGGTGGGTCTCagggggaggaccaggaggaCCCGGAGGACCCGGAGGaggtggcggcggcggtggcggcggcggcggcggggcaggCAGAGCGGCAGCTGCTGGCCTCCCCGGGGCCCGGGAGTCCCACTGGACCAGGCCGGGAGGTCTCGCTGGCCAACGGGCACCCCCGGGTGGGCGGACGGTGGGAGCTGGAAGAGCAGCGGGACCGCGAGATTGGGGCCCGGCTCCAGAGGATGGGGGACAACTTCAACGAGCTCTGCCGGAGACGG AGGCGAGAGGCATGGCAGCAGCGGGGCCCGCTGTGGGGCCCTTTCTACCACTTGATCTCCGAGCTCCTGGCCGCGTTCCAGCCCCACCGGGGCGCCCCGCTCCCCGAGCCGGATCCCAACTAG